A genomic window from Sanguibacter antarcticus includes:
- a CDS encoding glyoxalase, with protein MGYDVGEAFQGLHHVQLAIPEGAEDKCREFWDRILGFDEIEKPLVLAARGGCWFRGGGLEIHLGVEKDFRPAEKAHPGILISGLNTVADRLTSRGIEVTWDDSFPGMRRFYALDLLGNRLEFLEPEA; from the coding sequence ATGGGTTACGACGTAGGCGAAGCATTCCAGGGGCTGCACCATGTGCAGCTGGCGATTCCGGAGGGTGCCGAGGACAAGTGCCGGGAATTCTGGGACCGTATCCTCGGCTTCGACGAAATCGAGAAGCCTCTGGTACTCGCGGCGCGCGGCGGGTGCTGGTTCCGAGGCGGTGGGCTCGAGATACACCTTGGTGTGGAAAAGGACTTCCGTCCAGCCGAGAAGGCACACCCGGGCATCCTCATCAGTGGGCTCAATACGGTCGCTGATCGGCTGACCAGCCGCGGTATCGAGGTCACCTGGGACGATAGCTTTCCGGGGATGCGCCGTTTCTACGCCCTCGACCTGCTCGGGAACCGGCTCGAGTTTCTGGAGCCCGAGGCGTGA